The Penaeus vannamei isolate JL-2024 chromosome 13, ASM4276789v1, whole genome shotgun sequence genome window below encodes:
- the Sobp gene encoding sine oculis-binding protein homolog isoform X4, translating into MLTKSNKMEICGKTRHPDHRKLTCGISERSRLFTFESREVWWRHLAFPARPSLPSFHFTSRRCPLFAWLRFQDSGGATGGGGGGTGVVLCSWCGRVCTSGGRRGGSAFQLPTTSGDRHFCSEVCFTQCRRASFKKSKVCDWCRHVRPTVTYVDFTDGDHQLQFCSDKCLNQYKMQIFCRETEAHLQMHPHLNDLKPASSSGLITPDLWLRDCSQTSEADSGPEGDVRVSSPSSPPAPATPPPASPSPSEPVNLTTQSSSRSEPRASPSLSQTSSASGRAGQSRSSEGRSPGPLPAPRYGRPRLRDRRDGGREVGRPRTVRASLQMARAAHAEKSDEVRMPAIRVRQLEAQQQQHEAAAGERELPSSSSVGESGGDVSPHPPAQPPGLPLGGLGGGLGSLLPMVGGAPLLLPHMLPHDLPRTPLLPHLLLQHPELLRPPPLRHPLLPVPPAPAPPTPAPPTAIPPPQPGPPKAPGSLLPPVTVLLPCPIPIPIPIPIPVPIPIPVTTRGDAPEGRPSPQKEPAGRQRPAQRKDASRSGSVITGPVGASTSSGSAPPACAAPAPPPPPTTSSSSSEGERPPYLRPDRERRSILRYTSDVYEINGVFLPRDSAWEAPEPLQLRRALVGDPSHDSFNHQHDFDSREMSRTPSPGPAEDNKDALASLTRKREEETSTVKRLLGEDEEEVKERVSGEASDPEGPATSTAATTTTTASSTAASTSRKRHPANDHHQQPLPKKKHLLV; encoded by the exons aCAGCGGCGGCGcgacgggcgggggcgggggcggcacgGGCGTGGTGCTGTGCTCGTGGTGCGGGCGCGTGTGTACGagcggcgggcggcggggcggcaGCGCCTTCCAGCTCCCGACGACGAGCGGCGACCGACACTTCTGCTCCGAGGTGTGCTTCACGCAGTGCCGGAGAGCCTCGTTCAAGAAGAGCAAGGTGTGCGACTGGTGCAGGCACGTGCGGCCCACGGTCACCTACGTGGACTTCACCGACGGGGACCACCAGTTGCAGTTCTGTAG CGACAAGTGCCTCAACCAGTACAAGATGCAGATCTTTTGCCGCGAGACCGAGGCTCACCTGCAGATGCACCCGCACCTGAACGACCTGAAACCCGCCTCCAGCAGCGGCCTCATCACCCCCGACCTCTGGCTGAGGGACTGCAGCCAGACCAGCGAAGCG GACTCCGGACCAGAGGGCGACGTGCGGGTGAGTTCGCCGAGCTCGCCGCCCGCGCCTGCCACACCACCGCCCGCATCGCCGAGCCCTTCGGAACCCGTCAACCTCACAACGCAGTCCTCCTCCAGGAGCGAGCCCCgcgcctcgccctcgctctcgcagACGTCGTCGGCCTCGGGGCGCGCCGGTCAGTCCAGGTCCTCTGAGGGCCGGAGCCCCGGGCCGCTGCCCGCCCCGCGCTACGGCCGCCCCAGGCTCAGGGACCGGCGTGACGGCGGGCGGGAGGTCGGGCGGCCTCGCACCGTGCGGGCGTCGCTGCAGATGGCCCGCGCCGCGCACGCCGAGAAGAGCGACGAGGTGCGCATGCCGGCCATCCGCGTGCGGCAGCTGGaggcgcagcagcagcagcacgagGCGGCGGCGGGCGAGAGGGAGCTCCCCAGCAGCAGCAGCGTAGGCGAGAGCGGCGGGGATGTGTCCCCTCATCCCCCAGCCCAGCCTCCGGGCCTGCCCCTAGGCGGCCTAGGGGGCGGCCTAGGGAGCCTGCTACCCATGGTGGGCGGCGCCCCGCTCCTGCTCCCTCACATGTTACCTCATGATCTCCCGCGGACGCCTCTCCTGCCCCACCTCCTGCTGCAGCACCCAGAGCTGCTGCGCCCGCCTCCCCTGCGCCACCCGCTGCTGCCcgtcccgcccgcgcccgccccgcccacacccgccccGCCCACGGCCATCCCTCCACCGCAGCCGGGGCCACCCAAAGCCCCCGgctccctcctacctcccgtCACTGTGCTCCTGCCGTGCCcgatccccatccccatccccattcccatcccGGTGCCAATCCCCATCCCCGTCACCACCCGGGGCGACGCCCCCGAGGGCCGGCCGAGCCCCCAAAAGGAGCCGGCAGGGCGCCAGCGTCCGGCGCAGCGCAAGGACGCCAGTCGGTCGGGCTCGGTCATTACGGGTCCCGTGGGTGCTTCTACGAGCTCGGGGTCGGCGCCCCCAGCCTGCGCCGCCCCTGCGCCGCCACCTCCGCCCACCACGTCGTCCTCCTCCAGCGAGGGCGAGAGACCGCCGTACCTTCGGCCGGACCGCGAGCGCCGCAGCATCCTCCGGTACACGTCCGACGTGTACGAGATCAACGGCGTGTTCCTCCCGCGGGACTCGGCGTGGGAGGCCCCGGAGCCGCTGCAGCTGCGGCGGGCATTGGTGGGCGACCCGAGCCACGACTCCTTCAACCATCAGCACGACTTTGATTCCCGTGAAATGTCCAGGACGCCGTCGCCGGGCCCCGCGGAGGACAACAAGGACGCCCTAGCCTCGCtcacgaggaagagggaggaggagacgagcaCCGTTAAGAGGCTGCTcggcgaggacgaggaggaggtcaaggaaaGGGTCTCGGGAGAAGCGTCCGACCCGGAAGGGCCCGCGACgtccaccgccgccaccaccaccaccaccgcttccAGCACCGCAGCGTCCACCAGCCGGAAGCGACACCCCGCTAACGACCACCACCAGCAACCGTTGCCGAAGAAGAAGCACTTGCTGGTGTGA
- the LOC113800563 gene encoding uncharacterized protein, producing the protein MTNENSEIKASIQQELNTYHRRLRDTYRPDLKDEADLGVLPGNPVFHDLEPHFFRPPGSLVLEPEDREKHGRQVSVADLLTTQLDEEAKDLPRRVLVVGRPESGKTALFAELIHLWLHDKEKVRGMVEYETLLAIQCLGIQPPPDANGKTKLSLSDEALKRLPASCGKFGEEKVKCVMSEMKVLLLVDSLDELPPGWAIGETSFSPWTNVRVVAFSGLKFMQDHAHAMRYECDRDHLVLRLWGGMAAIPVKTPREASESIAELSGGLSGPLFDAYCQRLCQVHGKEYAEFKKYLNRLMMTLSMEIRKPFNTYVAFSGWKVSSSFTAKTVSEFYLEWFAFWSRIYKTKVHKQNSDATSIIKKSSDDIGKLAFTAFADAQKKLLVKKDELLDYEEKRAFFAHTLVPHYNSSGEVQTFTFRIAAHQLYFSANYISNQLKADHTQAKHLLPPEQAMYRPMIPMVMGLTKDLQHFSEIEENIVSLVDMGQGSDTTRFGDPIINHVVQVLGESGRYNRIEGKYDSIVNKLLGTLHEKNWYILDGNMLPEALKALCECGHGLTESGDSAQENEDGNSGGKNPQKLSFQITGLLHETPGLCKLVEAISRCNIRVSLLLDATYKGTDEQPVDAIVKALQAKGRASLGKLTGFLSDLSILDSHPATRRIYALSLRIRENKQYEALHMLAKRSNKLTRIALRIPISEIKVKKLKEIPICISHLSVYIEGVSDETLGMAIGAWRAIRGTTSRKEQEYLRFWAVKGKRLSASDVIQVIEADLPAKRIEVPLHQPVSDYDQIRIQEKLNTVKGVEFIVMLLGSRQHPRKDLTSLKKEV; encoded by the exons ATGACTAACGAAAACAGCGAAATCAAAG CAAGCATCCAGCAGGAACTCAATACTTACCACCGGCGTTTGAGGGACACCTACCGACCTGACCTCAAGGACGAGGCCGACCTTGGGGTGCTTCCCGGTAACCCCGTCTTTCACGACCTCGAGCCTCATTTCTTCCGTCCCCCCGGGAGCTTGGTCTTGGAGCCGGAGGACAGAGAGAAGCATGGCAG acaAGTCAGCGTTGCCGACCTCCTCACCACACAGCTGGACGAGGAAGCGAAGGACCTCCCGCGCCGAGTCCTGGTGGTGGGTCGGCCCGAGAGCGGCAAGACTGCGCTCTTCGCCGAGCTCATTCACCTTTGGCTCCACGACAAGGAGAAG GTTCGTGGTATGGTTGAATACGAAACCCTCCTAGCTATCCAGTGTCTTGGTATTCAACCTCCTCCCGATGCTAACGGGAAGACGAAACTCAGCCTCTCGGATGAGGCTCTTAAGCGTCTTCCAGCGTCCTGCGGGAAATTCGGTGAGGAGAAGGTAAAGTGTGTCATGAGTGAAATGAAAGTTCTCCTGCTGGTTGACTCCCTGGACGAACTCCCTCCGGGTTGGGCCATCGGCGAGACGTCGTTTTCGCCTTGGACGAATGTGCGTGTGGTGGCGTTCTCCGGCCTGAAGTTCATGCAGGATCACGCCCACGCCATGCGCTACGAGTGCGACAGAGACCATCTGGTGCTTCGTCTCTGGGGCGGGATGGCTGCCATTCCTGTCAAGACACCTCGCGAGGCTTCTGAATCGATTGCCGAGCTGTCAGGCGGTCTCTCGGGCCCCCTCTTCGACGCCTACTGCCAGAGACTCTGCCAGGTGCACGGGAAAGAGTATGCTGAGTTTAAGAAATATTTAAACAGATTAATGATGACCTTGTCGATGGAAATCAGAAAGCCTTTTAACACTTACGTTGCCTTCAGCGGATGGAAAGTGTCTAGCTCCTTCACTGCAAAGACTGTTTCGGAGTTTTATCTTGAATGGTTTGCATTTTGGAGTCGAATATACAAGACTAAAGTGCACAAGCAAAACTCAGACGCTACATCGATTATAAAAAAGAGTAGCGATGATATTGGAAAACTAGCCTTCACTGCTTTTGCAGATGCACAGAAGAAGCTACTTGTTAAAAAGGACGAACTGCTTGACTATGAGGAAAAGAGAGCCTTCTTCGCACATACGCTCGTCCCGCACTATAACTCTTCCGGTGAAGTACAGACATTTACCTTCAGGATTGCAGCTCACCAGCTCTACTTTTCGGCCAACTATATCAGTAATCAACTTAAGGCGGATCACACTCAAGCAAAGCACTTGCTCCCGCCTGAACAAGCGATGTACCGCCCAATGATCCCAATGGTCATGGGCTTAACAAAGGACCTCCAACACTTCAGCGAAATCGAGGAAAACATCGTGAGCTTAGTAGACATGGGACAAGGCTCTGACACCACCCGCTTCGGAGACCCAATTATAAATCACGTTGTGCAGGTCCTTGGCGAAAGTGGTCGGTACAACAGGATAGAAGGCAAGTACGACAGCATTGTGAATAAGTTATTGGGTACGCTGCATGAAAAGAATTGGTATATATTAGATGGAAACATGCTGCCGGAGGCACTGAAAGCTCTTTGTGAGTGTGGACATGGTTTAACCGAAAGCGGAGACAGCGCACAGGAGAATGAAGATGGAAATAGTGGAGGAAAAAACCCACAGAAATTATCCTTTCAAATTACAGGTCTTTTACATGAGACTCCTGGGCTGTGCAAACTCGTTGAAGCAATAAGTCGGTGTAACATCAGAGTTAGCTTGCTCCTTGACGCAACTTACAAAGGAACGGACGAGCAGCCAGTGGATGCAATTGTCAAAGCCTTACAGGCGAAAGGTCGTGCCTCCCTCGGGAAGCTCACTGGATTCCTCAGCGACCTCTCCATCCTTGACAGCCATCCGGCCACGCGACGCATCTACGCGCTCAGCCTCCGTATCCGAGAAAACAAACAGTATGAAGCGCTTCACATGCTGGCGAAGAGGAGCAACAAGCTCACACGCATCGCCCTCCGCATCCCCATTTCTGAGATCAAAGTGAAGAAGCTCAAGGAGATCCCCATCTGCATCAGCCACCTGAGCGTGTACATCGAGGGCGTGAGCGACGAGACGCTGGGCATGGCCATCGGGGCGTGGAGGGCCATACGGGGAACTACATCGAGGAAGGAGCAGGAGTACCTTCGCTTCTGGGCCGTCAAGGGCAAACGTCTGTCCGCCTCTGACGTCATCCAGGTGATCGAGGCCGACCTCCCGGCGAAGCGCATAGAAGTGCCTCTTCATCAGCCCGTGAGCGACTACGACCAGATCAGAATCCAGGAGAAACTGAACACCGTTAAAGGAGTCGAATTCATCGTCATGCTGCTGGGTTCGAGGCAACATCCTCGCAAAGACTTGACATCATTGAAGAAGGAAGTGTAG